A part of Buchnera aphidicola (Sarucallis kahawaluokalani) genomic DNA contains:
- a CDS encoding TerC family protein, whose amino-acid sequence MIYSFNPTLLVGLITLILLEIVLNIDNLIFISILSGKLHPEQRNKARLIGLGLSFTLKLILLTIISWIITFNNPIFSNKYFNFSVHNIILLFGGSFLLIKSTIELYEKSQQYIIHNQYKSKYSGFWVTVLQIIIIDIIFSLDSVITAVGMIKRLLIMILAVMITTILMFIATKQLTKFINTHKKIIILCLILLLIIGCILILESFGIYISKNYIYITVGFTIITEFFNQTFFKKYIS is encoded by the coding sequence ATGATATACTCATTCAATCCAACACTGTTGGTTGGATTAATAACACTAATTCTATTAGAAATAGTACTTAATATTGATAATTTAATATTTATTTCTATATTGTCTGGTAAGTTACACCCCGAACAAAGAAATAAAGCCCGTTTGATAGGTTTGGGATTATCATTTACTCTAAAATTAATTTTACTAACAATAATATCATGGATCATTACTTTTAATAATCCCATTTTTAGCAATAAATATTTTAATTTTTCTGTACATAATATCATACTACTATTTGGAGGATCATTTCTTCTAATAAAATCCACCATTGAATTATATGAAAAATCACAACAGTATATTATTCACAACCAATATAAAAGTAAATATTCTGGTTTTTGGGTTACTGTTCTTCAAATCATAATTATAGATATCATTTTTTCGTTAGATTCTGTTATTACTGCAGTTGGCATGATAAAGAGACTACTTATCATGATTCTTGCAGTAATGATAACTACTATACTAATGTTTATAGCCACAAAACAACTTACAAAATTTATCAATACGCATAAAAAAATCATAATATTATGTTTAATTTTATTATTAATTATTGGATGTATTTTAATACTAGAATCATTTGGAATATATATTTCCAAAAATTATATATATATTACAGTAGGGTTTACTATAATTACTGAATTTTTTAATCAAACTTTTTTTAAAAAATATATATCATAA
- the tsaB gene encoding tRNA (adenosine(37)-N6)-threonylcarbamoyltransferase complex dimerization subunit type 1 TsaB, with amino-acid sequence MIKQNILSIDSSLQNNLVAMLYNNKLYYNVHTCKHHEKNLLTMIQNLLTDQKARIQDFQIISFTTGPGSFTGIRLSASIAQGLSILNNIHLIGISTLEVLAEQIWRLYKIKKIIICNIANKKQVYWVKYTKNIKNIWNGKEVLLHINQAVQKIKNLKNTWYITGSGKIHFQNLYNPFLKYIETNQSYAKDLIKLTILAKKKKNFFLLNDIQLNYLHNPKY; translated from the coding sequence ATGATCAAACAAAACATTTTATCCATTGATTCTTCTTTACAAAATAATTTAGTTGCTATGTTATATAATAATAAATTATATTACAATGTCCATACATGTAAACATCATGAAAAAAATTTATTAACTATGATACAAAATCTACTTACAGATCAAAAGGCTAGAATACAAGATTTTCAAATTATTTCTTTTACTACTGGTCCAGGTAGTTTTACTGGTATTAGACTTAGTGCAAGTATTGCACAAGGATTATCTATTTTAAATAACATTCATTTGATAGGAATTTCTACGTTAGAAGTATTAGCAGAGCAAATATGGAGATTATATAAGATAAAGAAGATTATTATTTGTAATATTGCAAATAAAAAACAAGTGTATTGGGTTAAATATACAAAAAATATAAAAAACATTTGGAATGGTAAAGAGGTATTATTACATATTAATCAAGCGGTGCAAAAAATTAAAAATTTAAAAAATACATGGTATATTACAGGTTCAGGTAAAATACATTTTCAAAATTTATACAATCCTTTTTTAAAATATATTGAAACAAATCAATCATATGCTAAAGATTTAATTAAATTAACAATTTTAGCAAAAAAAAAAAAAAATTTTTTTTTATTAAATGATATTCAATTAAATTATTTACATAATCCAAAATATTAA
- the leuD gene encoding 3-isopropylmalate dehydratase small subunit: MSNVDTDAIIPKQFLQKIDKKGFGDSLFYNWRFLNNNPSIPDMQFVLNQPDYKKSSILITRNNFGCGSSREHAVWALLDYGFRVIIASDFADIFYSNSFNNNLLLITLPKNDINDIFNIIYNTPGIQSTINLQDNVFIIDNNKYNFKIDTLYRLCLLEGLDNIDLTLKNEKKISTYERLIPEFYNMKLTV, encoded by the coding sequence ATGTCTAATGTTGATACAGATGCTATTATACCTAAACAATTTTTACAAAAAATAGATAAAAAAGGATTTGGAGATAGCCTGTTTTATAATTGGCGTTTTTTAAATAATAACCCCAGCATTCCTGATATGCAATTTGTATTAAATCAACCAGATTATAAAAAATCTAGTATTTTAATTACACGTAATAATTTTGGGTGTGGATCATCTAGAGAACATGCAGTATGGGCGCTTTTAGATTATGGTTTTCGGGTTATTATTGCATCAGACTTTGCTGATATTTTCTATAGTAATAGTTTTAATAATAACCTTTTATTAATTACTTTACCTAAAAATGATATAAATGATATTTTTAACATTATTTATAATACACCGGGTATACAATCTACTATTAATTTACAAGATAATGTATTTATAATTGACAACAATAAATATAATTTTAAAATTGATACTTTATATCGTTTATGTTTACTCGAAGGTTTAGATAATATTGATTTAACTTTAAAAAATGAAAAAAAAATTTCTACATACGAACGATTAATACCAGAATTTTATAATATGAAATTAACTGTATAA
- the leuC gene encoding 3-isopropylmalate dehydratase large subunit: protein MGQTLYEKLYNNHVVYRDISNTSILYVDLHLVHEVTSPQAFHGLRLNNRNVRCPNKTFATMDHNVSTRTNDINLLNNMARNQIKTLFKNCNDFNITLFDLSHDYQGIVHVMGPEQGMTLPGMLIVCGDSHTSTHGAFGALSFGIGTSEVEHVLATQTIKQKFYKTMKIDISGKLEKHISAKDIILYIINQVGVSGGTGYVVEFCGETISYLSMEGRMTLCNMAIEMGAKSALIAPDEITFNYLRNKRFAPKSSDWNTAIKYWKTLKSDETAVFDKSIFININNLAPQITWGTNPSQVISIDMPIPSVQSFSDDITRKTVLKSLSYMDLKPGMYLTDVNINKVFIGSCTNSRIEDLRIAAHVVRNRYVHNQVEAIVVPGSKIVKQQAEKEGLDKIFIKSGFEWRLPGCSMCLGMNDDQLNPGERCASTSNRNFEHRQGRAGRTHLVSPAMAAIAAIFGKFQDVRKLI from the coding sequence ATGGGACAGACCTTATATGAAAAACTATATAATAATCATGTAGTATATCGCGATATAAGTAATACATCTATTTTATATGTAGATTTACATTTGGTGCATGAAGTCACATCTCCTCAAGCTTTTCATGGACTTCGTTTAAATAATAGGAATGTACGATGCCCAAATAAAACATTTGCTACTATGGATCATAATGTTTCTACTCGAACCAATGATATAAATTTATTAAATAATATGGCACGTAATCAAATAAAAACACTATTTAAAAATTGCAATGATTTTAATATTACATTATTTGATTTAAGTCATGATTATCAAGGTATTGTACATGTTATGGGTCCAGAACAAGGAATGACATTACCAGGAATGTTAATTGTTTGTGGTGATTCTCATACTTCCACACATGGTGCTTTTGGTGCTTTGTCATTCGGTATTGGAACATCAGAAGTAGAACATGTACTTGCAACACAAACAATTAAACAAAAATTTTATAAAACAATGAAGATTGATATTTCTGGTAAATTAGAAAAACATATTAGTGCAAAAGATATCATTTTATATATTATTAATCAAGTTGGGGTGTCGGGAGGCACAGGATATGTTGTTGAGTTTTGTGGTGAAACAATATCTTATTTAAGTATGGAAGGAAGGATGACATTATGTAATATGGCAATTGAAATGGGTGCAAAATCGGCCTTGATAGCACCTGATGAAATTACTTTTAATTATTTAAGAAATAAAAGATTTGCTCCAAAAAGTTCAGATTGGAATACTGCAATTAAATATTGGAAAACATTAAAATCAGATGAAACGGCTGTTTTTGACAAATCAATATTTATTAATATTAATAATCTTGCTCCTCAAATTACTTGGGGTACAAATCCTAGCCAAGTTATTTCTATTGATATGCCTATTCCATCAGTACAGTCTTTTTCAGATGATATCACCCGAAAAACAGTTTTAAAATCTTTATCATATATGGATTTAAAACCGGGTATGTACTTAACAGATGTAAATATTAATAAAGTATTTATTGGTTCGTGTACAAATTCTAGAATAGAAGATTTACGTATAGCTGCACATGTTGTACGTAATAGATATGTTCATAATCAAGTAGAAGCTATTGTGGTACCGGGTTCTAAAATAGTAAAACAACAGGCTGAAAAAGAAGGATTAGATAAGATTTTTATTAAATCCGGTTTTGAATGGAGGTTACCTGGCTGTTCAATGTGTTTGGGTATGAATGATGATCAATTAAACCCCGGAGAGAGATGTGCATCCACTAGTAATCGTAATTTTGAACATCGTCAAGGTCGTGCAGGTCGTACACATTTAGTAAGTCCAGCCATGGCAGCTATAGCTGCAATTTTTGGAAAATTTCAAGATGTAAGAAAACTAATATAG
- the leuB gene encoding 3-isopropylmalate dehydrogenase has product MKKKFHLAILPGDGIGPEVMQEAYKIIHVLKSRCYINFILHEYDIGGIALEKYGIALPKKTLTGCEKSDAILLGSVGGPEWSHLPDDKQPERGALLPLRKHFNLFANLRPAILYPELKDLSPLRKNIIQKGIDILCVRELTGGIYFGKSGRKYDDQLHEFAFDTECYYTREINRIAKIAFEIAQKRKKKLTSIDKSNVLISSKLWRDTVNNISKRYPDVRLSHLYIDNAVMQIIKNPNQFDVILCSNLFGDILSDACAEITGSIGMLASASLNEKNFGMYEPAGGSAPDIKGKNIANPIAQILSVALLLRYSMKLYELSDAIFESVKQVLKKGYRTIDIANNSNDYITTNQMGDIITKMLIKEI; this is encoded by the coding sequence ATGAAAAAAAAATTTCATTTGGCAATTCTTCCAGGAGATGGTATTGGACCTGAAGTAATGCAGGAAGCATATAAAATTATTCATGTTTTGAAGAGCAGGTGTTATATTAATTTTATTTTACACGAATATGACATTGGAGGTATTGCTTTAGAAAAATATGGTATTGCTTTACCTAAAAAAACATTAACAGGTTGTGAAAAATCAGATGCAATTTTATTAGGTTCAGTTGGAGGTCCGGAATGGAGTCACTTACCAGATGATAAACAACCAGAACGAGGTGCGCTATTACCATTGAGAAAACATTTTAATTTATTTGCAAATCTTAGACCAGCTATTTTATACCCTGAGTTAAAAGATTTATCTCCATTACGTAAAAATATTATTCAAAAAGGCATAGATATATTATGTGTACGTGAGTTAACAGGAGGTATCTATTTTGGTAAATCAGGTCGAAAATATGACGACCAATTACATGAATTTGCCTTTGACACTGAGTGTTATTACACTCGTGAAATTAATCGTATAGCAAAAATAGCATTTGAAATAGCTCAAAAAAGAAAAAAAAAACTTACTTCGATTGATAAATCTAATGTTTTAATCAGTTCAAAGTTATGGCGTGATACAGTAAATAATATTTCTAAAAGATATCCTGATGTCAGGTTATCACATTTATATATTGATAATGCTGTTATGCAAATAATTAAAAATCCTAATCAATTTGATGTAATACTATGTTCTAATTTATTTGGAGATATATTATCTGATGCCTGTGCTGAAATCACTGGTTCAATTGGTATGTTAGCTTCCGCTAGTTTAAATGAAAAAAATTTTGGAATGTATGAACCAGCTGGAGGATCCGCACCAGATATAAAAGGAAAAAATATAGCTAATCCTATTGCACAAATTTTATCAGTTGCATTATTATTACGTTATAGTATGAAGTTATATGAATTATCAGATGCTATTTTTGAATCTGTTAAACAAGTATTAAAAAAAGGATATAGAACTATTGATATTGCAAATAATTCAAATGATTATATTACTACCAATCAAATGGGTGATATAATTACTAAAATGCTAATAAAAGAGATATAA
- the leuA gene encoding 2-isopropylmalate synthase, with translation MNDKIIIFDTSLRDGEQALQASLSVKEKIQIAMALERMKIDIMEVGFPISSPGDFNSVREISKIIKNTKICSLARCIKKDIDVAADAMSVLHDFRIHVFLGTSNLHMYSKLRKNFDEIVDMAINSIKYAKRYTNDIEFSCEDAGRTSIDNLCRIVEYAISAGATTINIPDTVGYTLPHEFGNIIKLLYEKVPNIDKATISVHCHDDLGMAVGNSISAILSGARQIEGTINGIGERAGNAALEEVIMAIISRQDILNVHTTIKTKEISRTSKIVSQICNMPIPANKAIIGSNAFSHSSGIHQDGILKNRANYEIISPEIIGLKAVKLNLTSRSGRAAVRHRMEQMGYKDSEYNIDKLYVSFLKLADKKGQVFDYDLEALAFINNQQETPEYFRLEYFNVKSSSSGSANASVTLVCGKDIFTESATTSNGPVDAVYRALHKISGYSILLQKFQLFAKGKGKDALGQVDILVEYQNRKFHGIGLATDIIESSAKAMVNVLNSIWRAKQVILTLNKNI, from the coding sequence ATGAATGACAAAATTATTATTTTTGATACATCTTTGCGGGATGGGGAGCAGGCTTTACAAGCTAGTTTAAGCGTAAAAGAAAAAATACAAATCGCTATGGCGTTAGAAAGGATGAAAATTGATATTATGGAAGTTGGTTTTCCAATTTCTTCGCCTGGAGATTTTAACTCTGTTAGAGAAATATCAAAAATTATTAAAAATACAAAAATATGTAGCCTAGCTCGTTGTATTAAAAAGGATATTGATGTAGCTGCAGATGCAATGTCTGTATTACATGATTTTCGTATTCATGTTTTTTTAGGTACATCTAATTTACATATGTATTCTAAATTAAGAAAGAATTTTGATGAAATTGTAGATATGGCAATTAATTCAATTAAATATGCTAAACGTTATACTAATGATATTGAATTTTCTTGTGAAGATGCAGGAAGAACTTCCATAGATAATTTATGCAGAATAGTTGAATATGCTATTTCTGCTGGTGCAACAACAATTAATATTCCAGACACAGTAGGTTATACACTACCGCATGAATTTGGTAATATTATTAAATTGTTATATGAAAAAGTTCCTAATATTGATAAAGCAACTATTTCTGTACACTGTCATGATGATTTAGGGATGGCAGTTGGAAATTCTATTTCTGCTATTTTATCTGGTGCGAGACAAATTGAAGGTACTATAAACGGAATTGGAGAACGAGCAGGAAATGCTGCTTTAGAAGAAGTTATTATGGCGATTATATCGCGACAGGATATATTAAATGTACATACAACTATTAAAACTAAAGAGATATCTAGAACAAGCAAAATTGTTAGTCAAATTTGTAACATGCCTATTCCAGCAAATAAAGCAATTATTGGAAGTAATGCCTTTTCACATTCTTCAGGTATACACCAAGATGGAATTTTAAAAAATAGAGCAAATTATGAAATTATTTCACCTGAAATTATTGGATTAAAAGCAGTTAAGTTAAATTTAACTTCACGTTCAGGAAGAGCAGCAGTACGACATCGTATGGAACAAATGGGTTACAAAGATAGTGAATATAATATTGATAAATTATATGTATCATTTCTAAAATTAGCAGATAAGAAAGGTCAAGTTTTTGATTATGATCTTGAAGCATTGGCATTTATTAATAATCAACAAGAAACGCCAGAATATTTCCGATTAGAATATTTTAATGTTAAATCTAGTTCTAGTGGTTCTGCTAATGCCTCGGTAACATTAGTTTGCGGAAAAGATATTTTTACGGAATCTGCTACTACAAGTAATGGTCCTGTTGATGCTGTTTATAGAGCATTACATAAAATATCAGGTTATTCAATTTTATTACAAAAATTTCAATTATTTGCAAAAGGGAAAGGAAAAGATGCGTTAGGGCAAGTTGATATTCTTGTAGAATATCAAAATAGAAAATTTCATGGTATAGGTTTAGCAACTGATATTATTGAATCATCAGCAAAAGCTATGGTTAACGTCTTAAATAGTATTTGGCGAGCGAAGCAGGTTATTTTAACATTAAATAAAAATATATAA
- the minE gene encoding cell division topological specificity factor MinE, with protein sequence MSLLDVLLSRRTNTAYIAKKRLQMIFLKKKKCINYSDHFIKLKKEILFIVEKYIQMKPNIISVRANQKDPNIFILKLHVIKKNDI encoded by the coding sequence ATGTCATTGTTAGACGTTTTATTATCACGTAGAACAAATACAGCATATATAGCGAAAAAAAGATTACAAATGATATTCTTAAAAAAAAAAAAATGTATAAATTATTCTGATCATTTTATAAAATTAAAAAAGGAAATTTTGTTTATTGTAGAAAAATATATACAAATGAAACCAAATATAATTTCCGTCAGGGCAAATCAAAAAGATCCGAATATTTTTATTTTAAAATTACATGTAATTAAAAAAAATGACATATAA
- the minD gene encoding septum site-determining protein MinD, which produces MARIIVITSGKGGVGKTTSSAAIATGLAQCGKKTIVIDFDVGLRNLDLIMGCERRVVYDLINVIEGDAILEQAIIKDKYTKNLFILPTSQTRNKDSLTKKGVDLIFNKLCSMNFDFIICDSPAGIESGAILAMYFADEAIVIANPEVTSVRDADRILGIIAAQSKRSENNLFPVKEYLLLNRYNPIRVKRGDMLSLDDVLDILRIPVIGVIPEDVDVLKASNKGESIILNQTSQAGQAYHDTVSRLLGTTCNFRFLTEKKKSFFRRLFWR; this is translated from the coding sequence ATGGCTCGTATTATTGTAATTACATCTGGTAAAGGAGGAGTAGGAAAAACTACATCCAGTGCAGCTATTGCAACTGGTCTTGCTCAATGTGGAAAAAAAACTATAGTTATTGACTTTGATGTTGGTTTGCGTAATTTAGATTTAATTATGGGTTGTGAAAGACGTGTTGTATATGATTTAATTAATGTTATTGAAGGTGATGCAATACTTGAACAGGCAATAATAAAAGATAAATATACAAAAAATTTATTTATTTTACCTACCTCACAAACTAGAAATAAAGATTCGTTAACTAAAAAAGGTGTTGATTTAATTTTTAATAAATTATGTAGTATGAATTTTGATTTTATTATTTGTGATTCTCCAGCAGGAATTGAATCTGGCGCTATTTTAGCAATGTATTTTGCTGATGAAGCAATTGTTATTGCCAATCCAGAAGTAACTTCTGTGAGGGATGCAGATCGTATTTTAGGTATTATTGCTGCTCAATCAAAACGATCTGAAAATAATTTATTTCCTGTAAAAGAGTATTTATTATTAAATAGATATAATCCAATAAGAGTAAAAAGAGGTGATATGTTAAGTTTGGATGATGTGTTAGATATTTTACGTATTCCAGTGATTGGGGTAATTCCAGAAGATGTAGATGTATTAAAAGCATCTAATAAAGGTGAATCTATCATTTTAAATCAAACATCTCAGGCGGGTCAAGCATATCATGATACAGTAAGTAGATTACTTGGAACAACATGTAATTTTCGTTTTTTAACAGAAAAAAAAAAAAGTTTTTTTAGACGATTATTTTGGAGATGA
- the minC gene encoding septum site-determining protein MinC translates to MLENYPIEFRGSVFTFLVLYIKNNTIDVVKKAIYKKIQSAPEFFKNASIILNVSFLNSSVNWNDMQYAIRSTGLRIIGISGYIDSILKKIIMRSGFPIFPEGKNFLNNINYIDKNNSLKYKKLQSKIITTPVRSGQKIYVNHSDLIVINNVSTGAELIAGGNIHVYGAMRGRALAGVHGDKTRNIFCTKFFAEIVSIAGEYLLFDQISDDLLGNGVHIFLKNHVVYAHLLI, encoded by the coding sequence ATGTTAGAAAATTATCCAATAGAATTTAGAGGAAGTGTATTTACATTTTTAGTTTTATACATTAAAAATAATACTATAGATGTTGTAAAAAAAGCAATATATAAAAAAATCCAATCAGCACCTGAATTTTTTAAAAATGCTTCTATTATATTAAATGTGTCTTTTTTAAATTCATCAGTAAATTGGAATGATATGCAATACGCAATTAGATCGACTGGTTTAAGAATTATTGGAATTTCCGGATATATTGATTCTATTTTAAAAAAAATAATTATGCGATCTGGTTTTCCAATTTTTCCAGAAGGAAAAAATTTTTTAAATAATATAAATTATATAGATAAAAATAATTCGTTAAAATATAAAAAATTACAATCAAAAATTATTACTACTCCAGTACGTTCGGGTCAAAAAATTTATGTTAATCATTCAGATTTGATTGTTATTAATAATGTAAGTACAGGAGCAGAATTAATTGCTGGAGGTAATATTCATGTTTATGGTGCTATGCGAGGACGTGCTTTAGCTGGTGTTCATGGAGATAAAACAAGAAATATTTTTTGTACAAAATTTTTTGCTGAAATTGTTTCTATTGCTGGAGAATATTTGTTATTTGATCAAATATCTGATGATTTATTAGGAAATGGTGTACATATTTTTTTGAAAAATCATGTTGTATATGCTCATTTGTTGATATAA